A genomic region of Prosthecobacter algae contains the following coding sequences:
- the rpsH gene encoding 30S ribosomal protein S8, with protein MTDPISDFLTRIRNAASAGQQEVFVPFSKMKAELSRILQEEGYIWSYEVDTKETHPRLKLKLKYQGKSPVIRSLTRISKPGLRKYVGSTEIPRVLGGLGISILSTSRGIMTGARAKKAKVGGELLAQIW; from the coding sequence ATGACTGACCCGATTTCCGATTTCCTTACCCGCATCCGCAATGCAGCCTCCGCAGGCCAGCAGGAAGTGTTTGTGCCTTTCTCCAAAATGAAGGCCGAGCTGTCCCGCATCCTGCAGGAAGAAGGCTACATCTGGAGCTACGAAGTGGATACGAAGGAGACTCATCCTCGTCTCAAACTGAAACTCAAGTACCAGGGCAAGTCCCCGGTCATCCGCAGCCTGACCCGCATCAGCAAGCCTGGTCTGCGTAAATATGTCGGCTCCACCGAGATCCCTCGCGTGCTCGGCGGCCTTGGCATCTCCATCCTGTCCACCTCCCGCGGCATCATGACTGGTGCCCGTGCGAAGAAAGCCAAAGTGGGCGGCGAACTTCTGGCGCAAATCTGGTAA
- the rplF gene encoding 50S ribosomal protein L6: MSRVGKQPISLPDKVTVQISATGGVVVEGPKGKLTWTLPEGVSVTNEGKELSVTRSSEDRKVRAMHGTSQRLISNMIEGVSKGYTKNLEIHGVGFRAAVKGSVIDLNLGQSHPRLHPIPAGVKVTVADNTKIAIEGIDKQVVGQLAADIRAYYPPEPYKAKGVRYAGEQIRRKAGKSVK, encoded by the coding sequence ATGTCACGAGTCGGTAAACAACCCATTTCTCTCCCGGACAAGGTCACCGTGCAGATCAGCGCCACTGGTGGCGTGGTCGTCGAAGGACCCAAGGGCAAGCTCACCTGGACACTCCCAGAGGGAGTTTCAGTCACGAACGAAGGCAAAGAGCTTTCGGTCACCCGTTCCAGCGAAGACCGCAAGGTCCGCGCTATGCATGGCACCAGCCAGCGCCTGATCAGCAATATGATCGAAGGCGTCAGCAAAGGCTACACGAAGAACCTTGAAATCCATGGCGTCGGTTTCCGCGCCGCGGTGAAGGGGAGCGTGATTGATCTGAACCTGGGCCAGTCGCATCCACGTCTCCATCCGATCCCTGCCGGTGTGAAAGTCACTGTCGCAGACAACACGAAGATCGCGATTGAAGGCATTGACAAGCAGGTCGTCGGGCAGCTCGCCGCTGATATCCGCGCCTATTACCCGCCAGAGCCTTACAAGGCCAAAGGGGTTCGTTATGCAGGCGAGCAAATCCGCCGCAAGGCAGGCAAGAGTGTGAAGTAA
- the rplR gene encoding 50S ribosomal protein L18, with product MAAKNRKLTRSRIHARIRKTLSGTPQRPRLAVYFSNSNVYAQLIDDVAGKTIVSASTKEKGFGESRANSVTAAKVGQAVAERALAANITAVVFDRGGFTYHGKVKALADAAREKGLKF from the coding sequence ATGGCAGCGAAGAACCGCAAACTCACCCGCTCGCGTATCCACGCGCGCATCCGCAAGACCCTCAGTGGCACTCCTCAGCGTCCACGTCTGGCAGTTTATTTTTCGAACTCCAACGTGTATGCTCAGCTCATTGACGACGTGGCAGGCAAGACCATCGTGTCTGCTTCCACGAAGGAAAAAGGCTTCGGCGAAAGCCGCGCCAACAGCGTTACCGCCGCCAAGGTGGGACAGGCTGTTGCTGAGCGCGCCCTGGCCGCAAACATCACAGCCGTGGTTTTCGATCGCGGTGGCTTCACCTATCACGGCAAAGTGAAAGCACTTGCCGACGCCGCCCGCGAAAAAGGTTTGAAATTCTAA
- the rpsE gene encoding 30S ribosomal protein S5: MAAATFSPANGESSGDSRPDSIEKVVHINRCAKVVKGGRRFSFSALVVAGDQQGKVGWGFGKANEVADAIKKATESSRKNMSRVHLNNNTIPHEVIGEHGGGRIMLKPATPGTGIIAGGGARAVLEAAGVKDVIGKSLGSSNHANVVKATLAALSALRPRDEIFRARGKEIKEKKAL, translated from the coding sequence ATGGCAGCAGCTACATTCAGTCCCGCCAACGGTGAATCCTCAGGCGATTCCCGCCCGGACTCCATTGAAAAAGTGGTGCACATCAACCGATGCGCCAAGGTCGTTAAAGGTGGTCGTCGTTTCAGTTTCTCCGCACTCGTTGTCGCTGGTGACCAGCAGGGCAAAGTCGGCTGGGGCTTCGGCAAGGCTAACGAAGTCGCTGACGCGATCAAGAAGGCTACCGAATCTTCACGCAAGAACATGAGCCGCGTGCACCTGAACAACAACACGATTCCTCATGAAGTGATCGGTGAGCACGGTGGCGGTCGCATCATGTTGAAGCCTGCAACTCCTGGTACTGGCATCATTGCTGGTGGTGGTGCACGTGCAGTGCTTGAAGCAGCAGGTGTCAAAGACGTCATTGGTAAGTCGCTGGGTTCCAGCAACCATGCCAACGTCGTCAAGGCAACTTTGGCTGCTTTGAGCGCCCTTCGCCCGAGAGACGAAATCTTCCGCGCTCGCGGTAAAGAGATCAAAGAGAAGAAAGCTCTCTAA
- the rplO gene encoding 50S ribosomal protein L15, whose translation MQLQDVKPRPGAKKRRKRIGCGESSGHGKTSCKGHKGQKARAGAGIRPGFEGGQMPLHRRLPKKGFSNVQFRDVYEVVNVSALNAFEDGTVINEVLLRENNIVNRNCDAIKILGSGDLSRKLTIEIKNVSASAREKIEKAGGTVAA comes from the coding sequence ATGCAACTCCAAGACGTCAAACCTCGCCCAGGGGCGAAAAAGCGCCGCAAGCGCATCGGTTGCGGTGAAAGCTCCGGCCACGGCAAGACTTCCTGTAAAGGACACAAAGGTCAGAAAGCCCGCGCAGGTGCTGGTATCCGTCCAGGCTTTGAAGGTGGTCAGATGCCACTTCACCGTCGTCTCCCCAAGAAGGGGTTCAGCAATGTTCAGTTCCGCGACGTCTATGAAGTCGTGAACGTGAGCGCTCTGAATGCCTTCGAAGACGGCACGGTGATCAATGAAGTTCTGCTTCGTGAGAACAACATCGTCAACCGCAACTGCGATGCGATCAAGATCCTGGGTTCTGGTGACCTCAGCCGCAAGCTGACCATCGAAATCAAGAATGTCAGCGCCTCGGCCCGCGAGAAGATCGAGAAGGCTGGCGGCACAGTCGCAGCCTGA
- the secY gene encoding preprotein translocase subunit SecY produces the protein MISAFANSFKVPDLRSRILFTLAMIVIVRIGASITLPGVDVTVLDEWIKTRTADAGSGAAQVAALLNVFSGGGLQNCAIFALGIMPYISASIMLQLLTAVVPRLSKLAREDGGRQKITQYTRIATIVLCLFQGYLLAQSLQNPGQNIFLGGLNETIERLQRPLVPDFSFWGFVVPSVITITAGTMLMMWLGEMITDRGIGNGVSLLICVNIVSDLPGAMVQVWQTYVGNVDGDMSKPATLVLLLAFMIIVIAGVIALTQATRRIVIQYAKRVVGRKVYGGQTQYLPLKINYSGVMPIIFAQAILLFPSSIIASMFPDVGWVQRFSQAIASGWIYYGLSAALIFFFSYFWVATMFQPTQISEDLKKSGGYIPGIRPGKPTADFLDFTMSRLTFAGAIFLTALYVMPGVISALLGIAPQTAQFFGGTSLLILVGVVLDVMRQIETHLLKSHYDGFLKKGRIRGRFDRTQQTGEVANPTTVAVLWTGIALITLLGVAWLIYNKGM, from the coding sequence ATGATTTCTGCTTTTGCCAACAGCTTCAAAGTCCCTGACCTGCGTTCCCGAATTCTGTTCACGCTGGCGATGATCGTCATCGTCCGCATCGGTGCTTCCATCACCCTTCCGGGCGTGGATGTCACCGTGCTCGACGAGTGGATCAAGACCCGCACGGCGGACGCCGGCTCCGGAGCTGCTCAGGTGGCTGCGCTGTTGAACGTTTTTAGCGGTGGTGGCCTGCAAAACTGTGCCATTTTCGCCCTCGGCATTATGCCCTACATCAGCGCTTCCATTATGCTACAGCTCCTCACCGCCGTGGTGCCGAGACTCAGCAAGTTGGCCCGTGAAGATGGTGGTCGGCAGAAAATCACCCAATATACGCGCATCGCGACCATCGTCCTTTGCCTTTTCCAGGGTTACCTGCTAGCTCAGTCCTTGCAGAATCCTGGTCAGAACATCTTCCTGGGTGGTCTGAATGAAACCATCGAGCGTCTTCAGCGTCCTTTGGTGCCAGATTTTAGTTTTTGGGGCTTTGTGGTTCCTTCCGTGATTACCATCACTGCAGGCACCATGCTGATGATGTGGCTTGGCGAAATGATCACCGATCGCGGCATTGGCAACGGTGTTTCCCTACTGATCTGTGTGAACATCGTCTCCGACCTTCCGGGGGCCATGGTGCAGGTGTGGCAGACTTATGTTGGTAACGTGGATGGTGACATGAGCAAGCCAGCGACGCTGGTCCTTCTCCTGGCCTTCATGATTATCGTCATCGCAGGTGTCATTGCTTTGACCCAAGCCACCCGACGAATTGTCATCCAGTACGCCAAGCGTGTGGTCGGTCGTAAGGTCTATGGCGGTCAGACTCAGTATCTGCCCCTGAAAATCAATTATTCTGGGGTGATGCCGATCATCTTTGCCCAGGCCATCTTGCTTTTCCCTTCTTCCATCATCGCTTCCATGTTCCCAGATGTGGGCTGGGTGCAGCGTTTCTCCCAGGCTATTGCTTCTGGCTGGATCTATTATGGTCTTTCCGCCGCGTTGATCTTTTTCTTCAGCTACTTCTGGGTCGCCACCATGTTTCAGCCCACGCAGATCTCTGAAGACCTGAAAAAGAGTGGTGGTTATATCCCTGGCATTCGCCCAGGCAAGCCAACGGCCGACTTCCTCGATTTCACGATGAGCCGCCTCACTTTTGCAGGTGCCATCTTCCTCACCGCTCTTTATGTGATGCCTGGTGTGATCAGTGCCCTCCTTGGCATTGCCCCGCAGACCGCTCAGTTCTTTGGCGGTACCAGCCTCCTCATCCTTGTTGGCGTGGTTCTTGACGTCATGCGTCAGATCGAAACCCACCTGCTCAAGAGCCATTATGACGGTTTCCTTAAAAAGGGACGTATCCGTGGCCGTTTTGACCGCACGCAGCAGACGGGTGAAGTGGCCAATCCGACCACCGTTGCTGTCCTGTGGACTGGTATCGCTTTGATCACCCTTTTGGGCGTGGCTTGGCTGATCTACAACAAAGGCATGTGA
- the map gene encoding type I methionyl aminopeptidase, translating to MGLLSSNNKIPIRHGAQQQGIREACQMARDVLLKTAAQAHVGVTTGEVDRYAAAEMKARGCKSAFLGYRGFPGNICISINEEIIHGIGGPRVIQDGDVVKIDVGIEYNGWIGDNALTVPVGNVAKETLHLLAATEESLHIAANHARDGWMLGDLCASVEEHVIQYGYSVVREFVGHGVGRKLHEKPEVPNYGVKGERPRLKAGMTLAIEPMVNMGTGKTRVLADKWTAITQDRKPSSHYEHVVLVTEGEPELLTFRKRMFPKGVNDLTPLPVSELF from the coding sequence ATGGGACTTCTCAGCAGCAACAACAAAATTCCGATTCGTCACGGTGCCCAGCAGCAGGGGATCCGTGAGGCTTGTCAGATGGCCCGTGACGTTCTGCTTAAAACGGCGGCTCAGGCCCATGTTGGAGTTACCACGGGAGAAGTGGACCGCTATGCGGCTGCTGAAATGAAGGCCCGAGGCTGCAAAAGTGCCTTTCTCGGTTATCGAGGGTTCCCGGGTAATATCTGCATTTCCATCAATGAAGAGATCATTCATGGTATTGGCGGCCCTCGTGTGATCCAGGATGGAGACGTCGTGAAAATTGATGTCGGAATCGAGTACAATGGCTGGATCGGCGACAATGCCCTGACTGTTCCCGTCGGTAATGTGGCCAAGGAAACCCTGCATCTTTTGGCTGCCACTGAAGAGTCCCTTCACATTGCGGCCAACCATGCACGGGATGGCTGGATGCTCGGTGATCTTTGCGCCTCGGTTGAAGAGCACGTGATCCAGTATGGCTATTCGGTCGTGCGAGAATTTGTAGGACACGGCGTGGGTCGGAAGTTGCACGAAAAACCCGAGGTTCCGAATTACGGAGTCAAAGGAGAGCGTCCGCGTTTGAAAGCTGGCATGACACTCGCGATCGAACCTATGGTCAACATGGGAACGGGTAAGACGCGGGTTCTCGCTGACAAATGGACTGCCATCACCCAGGATCGTAAACCGAGCTCGCATTATGAGCACGTGGTGTTGGTCACGGAAGGCGAGCCGGAGTTGTTAACCTTCCGTAAACGCATGTTCCCCAAGGGAGTCAATGATTTGACACCTTTGCCGGTGAGTGAGTTGTTTTGA
- a CDS encoding response regulator translates to MAELSSPELMTVKETAEYLRIPLPTVYYLVQRGQLPAVQIGGRWRIKRSLLDRDVLRKEDESGQPTVMVVDDDPALQALFKQFLKKAGFGRLVVGTGAEAISMAKKQRFDFVFLDLKLPDVPGDEVYSQLKEMYPDLPIVVITGYPDSEILSRILSHGPVTVIKKPIEYDQLNKAVKQLGHKGAEV, encoded by the coding sequence ATGGCTGAACTATCCTCCCCCGAACTCATGACGGTGAAAGAGACCGCTGAGTATCTGCGCATCCCTCTTCCTACGGTGTACTATCTCGTCCAGCGCGGCCAGTTGCCTGCTGTCCAGATTGGTGGCCGCTGGCGCATTAAGCGCAGTCTGCTTGATCGTGATGTGCTTCGTAAGGAAGATGAGTCAGGCCAGCCCACTGTCATGGTTGTGGACGATGATCCCGCATTGCAGGCCCTCTTTAAGCAGTTCCTCAAGAAAGCTGGCTTTGGACGCCTCGTTGTAGGTACGGGTGCAGAGGCCATCAGCATGGCGAAAAAGCAGCGCTTTGACTTTGTCTTCCTTGATTTGAAACTTCCTGACGTGCCTGGAGACGAGGTGTATTCCCAGTTGAAGGAAATGTATCCAGATCTGCCTATTGTGGTTATCACGGGTTATCCGGACAGCGAAATCCTGAGCAGGATTCTTTCCCATGGCCCTGTGACCGTGATCAAGAAGCCGATCGAATACGATCAGCTTAACAAGGCGGTGAAGCAGCTCGGCCACAAGGGTGCCGAAGTCTGA